The genome window CGCAAGCAGGACACCTGAGAAAGGAGATGGGGGAGAGTGAGGAGAGTGGAGTAGGAAGAGCTTTTAGACTGCAGGGCAGACAAGTTTCAGCCAGGCTGATAGGGAGGCTTTGAACAAAGCTGTCCTACAGGAATGCACCTGTACTAATACCCACACTGTTCTCAGTCACTGGTGAAGAGCAGCCTAGGGGAAGCATGGCCTAAGCGCAGACAAAGCAGTGGACTCAAAAGGATGGCAGCTGGGGCTGTCGGTAAACTATGCTTCCTCCAAATGGAGATCTGAGAAGTCTATTTCCGTGGCCACCATACTCATCAGTATAGCACACTAAGAGAAGTGGGGTTAATAAATTTTACACACTACTAATgttgcacactttttttttcctttggtgaggaataccagctctgagctaacatctgttgccaatcttcctttttttgcttgaggatgattgtcactgagctaacatctgtgccagttctcctccattttctatgtgggacactgccacagtatggcttgttgagtcatgtgtaggtccacacccaggactgaacccacgaaccccaggccacagaagcggagcatgtgaacttaaccaatacgcCACCGGCTGGCCCAGCACACTTTTTTAATATGAATGATAAATAGaggaattttagaaaatagagaatcATCCAGAATCTCAACATTGTAACATAACTGTTTTACCTTTGCCATATTCTCCAGTTTTTCCCTAATGTATACATGCTTTTACACAGTTGACAGTAATGGGTTCCTATAAATTTGTGTCATGATTTTTATTGATTTGATAGatcattaaacatttttcatgttgCTCCTTATTCTGTAGATCTTTTTAATGGCAGTGTATTTCATAGAGCAGTACTTTAGAATTCTTAATGTTAAAAGTACCAACTGGGGCTTAAATAGGGAACGTAGAGGTAAGTTACAGGAACTGTAGGCAGACAGCAGCTGAGCTTCAGGAAGGAATTGGATCCAGGAGCTGGAATGCCATCAGAACTTTCTGTCCCTTTGTGGTTGCACATTGGTTTCCTCTATAGTATCTACAAATCTGTTTATTCATCCACTGGCCGAACAGAGAATGGCCATCCCACAGCTCCTGCGTTTAGATCTGTTCTATTCAAGACATCAGAATTTGCCAGTTGGTTATATATTCTCTCTGCTTGGGTCAGGATTAAAGTTGGTCAAAGGGGTCACTGGTGAATTGTTACAGCAGGGTGAACAAGTTGATGAGAAATAAGCTGGGCAGACATCCTAGAAACTATCTACTTTAAAACTGGTGTAACAACCTATTACCCTATGATTGGAAATTAGTTACTTTTGATTTGATATTATACTAGGAAACATCATCTTagataaatttttgttatttatgtaAGATACATTCCAAAAATGAAACCACTGAGTCAAAGGGTATTCGTACTTAAAACTGATGACACATAAATCCACTCTGCTTTTCAAAAGTAATTTCTTTTACAGGAATTAAAATCTTTGATAGTTTTATTTCATAAGAGTAAAACATAGTCTCTTTAATGTTAAATATTGGCAGTAACTGCATCTTTCaaaattgttcatattttctcggtttttttgttttatttctgtgtattatcAAGGAAATAACTAGTATGGTAAAGTTATGTATAAATGGGAAGTTAATACATCTGGAAAGCATTTTATAACTATAAAACACCAGCTAACTGCTTGCTGAATTCCTccagaaaatagcaaaataaaataaaatttttgtaaagGCAGATAATGTTAGATATTATGTACCATGAaggatattttatattatttgtgaACCTAGACTGTAGTACACAACTTGGAATTTTAGTCATgcccttattttcttttgcagagtATATGCAAAAAAGTGGAACACAGTGAGCGAGCAGTAGAAAAACTACTAAAGGATGTAAACagattaaaacaagaaattaaaaaaagaaaacaagcacagATTCAAGCAACACGTAAGTAAAAAGTTcacatgggctggcccagtggcatagtggttaggttcacacacactgcttcggtggggttcgcaggttcagatcctgggcactgacctagcaccacttgtcaagccacgctgtggtggcatcccatgtaaaacagaggaagactgaaacagatgttagctcagggctgatcttcacCCAAAAAAAAGTTCATGCATTACTActttctgtgcttttaaaaaaaattcttaccgATTTGAATTATGGATGAGCCGGCTGCACTAACTGATGAATTTGTCCACCGTAGGATTAAAAGTAATTGTTTTACTAACATTCTTAAATCccactgaagaaagaaatggtaCTGTTGTAGCTATACTATATTGTTGATATTAAAGAatataactttaattttcttttagaatattgTGCCATATAAATTGGAGTTTGGGATTATGCTTGTCATTTTTCTTACTTGAGATATTTTGATAAAATTGTTTAGTCTTTTTGACCAGACTTTACTAACAGATAATTATAAAACCTTTGtagaacaaatactgtatgctgaactgtattttttcttgtttagaaGAGAAGAATGTCCAAAAAGACCCTCAggagaacatttttctttgtgaagcTTTACGGACTTTTTTTCCAGATCGTGAATTTCTTCATTCATGTGTGATCTCCTTGAAAAATAGGCATATTTCTAAAAGTAGCTGTACTACCAACCACCATCTCAATGTGGTAGACAACCTGACCTTAATGGTAGAATACAGTGACATTCCTGAAGCTAGTCCAGCTGGTAGTACACTGCTAATGATTAAGCGTAAAGCTTTAGATACAGATGATGGAGGATGGCAATTCAAGAAGTCACGGCTGATACAAAACAAACCATCTAAAACAGATACTGATAGTAGTAACCAAGAAAAAGCATCCACAACGACCAGCCCAGAAACTGATGAAGAGATTGAGAAAATGAAGAGTTCTGGCGAATATCCACAGTCTCCTACATTCTGATCCTTTTAGGCCAAAGGAGATTTTTGGTTGGCTGAAGGGTAAAGCaaaacatttctgttatttttactATGTTCAACTATTTGCAGGAATACATAGATAAGTTCTagtgcatttattttataaagtactttaaaaaaatatcagatacttttattttaaaaccaaaatcttTTTGCCCCTTTTACTAAACTGTTGAGGGAAAAGTTTAAATAGATACTCTTTTAAACTTGTATTCTTTAGAATTGGAAAAGAGAGATTAGCTAGCCTTACTTTCACAATATAAAGAAGTCTAAAGTTAATATGcaaatttacttcctttttatctAAGTCGTTAAAATTCTTACTCCTTAAGTTATGATAAATAGTACATTATGgctagagttgccagataaaatgctTGACACCATGCAATATTAGGGACatacttaacattaaaaaattatttgtttatctgaaattcaaatttaattgcaTGTCCTatacttttatttgctaaatctccTAATTATGGCACAACTATAACACAATACAAATAGTAACCTTTCCCTAGTCTAGAGTCCTTTACACAAAATCGAGTGAATTCAGAATTTGACTACAGAACAAGCCTGGTAATGCAGTGTGTTTGAGATCAGCAATTGGTCAGTTAGCTGAAAAGGCCAGTTTAAGTGGGACTCAGAaatgatacatacatatatacatacataggaTGTTTATCACAGAGATTTCATTTTAACGTAAAGCACAAGTATACATTCATCTGTCAACTAGTTGTAGGGTCAGGAATGTTTCTGCAAGTGTTAAGTCCAGTGACTGGAGTTCCTATGTAAATGACACCCATTACTTACCCTTTACAATTCCcagttttagtttctttaaagtGAAAGATTTAAAGAAACTTGCAAAGCAACCTAAGTACAAAATGCTGATAGGTTTTTTCATTTCACAGCACCCTCCCACTCCCAACCTTACTCAATTGTCCTAACCTAATGAGGTGATAGACCTTATCTgacaactattttttttaaatgtagttatcAGCTCTTTCCAGGGCATTTACTTAGTTTTCATTGCAAcagtaactttctttttaatgctcATACTTCATCAATGCAAAAACAAATACAAGTGACACAGATCTGAGAACAAAATAGCTGACTCTTGGTAATGCACAACTCAACAGGTTTGGAGAGTCACGGGCTTCAgtaatttttaaggaagattgtaAATCCCTAGTTTTATCTAGTGAGTTGGTTAAGTGGAGGTTGGCAAAGAgaatttttcctgtgttttttctatttgtcttttccaCAATTGTGAGAATTTTCCATGAAACATACACATCACATGAAGCCTTCATGTTTCACTCACTGGATGAAATACTGAACACACTTTGCCCATTGCTCTTCCATCTGTTACTTCCTAGGTGATAGAGCAAATTCACAGCTAGTATCAAAAACTATCATTTACCTGTGTTTTAAAATGCACTGGTTACCATGGGGTGCTTATGAGGCCCACATAATACCTGGGATGATTTATGCAGATAATGAGTTTCTGCTGGGATTGTTTTACTGGTTACATAAGCATTGTGGTGTTGCGCAGGGCAGAAGGAGGGGAAACAAACTGTCAATCTGAaccctaatttaaaaataaccatagcCATCACCAGAGCATATGGAACTTATCACACAGAACATAGATAATGACTAAATGTAAACAACAAAGGAACAAAACTGGATATAAAGGCTAGACTAGGAACAAAGAAACAACAGCAGGCAGCATATGCAAATGTCTTCTGAAAACAATAgcttgaaatttttcaaagaCTGCTTACACACTTATTCAAACTGAAGTCTGAAATGGGCCTTCATACAAAGTTCAATTTGCTAAAACTCTAGAGAGGTACAAAAGCATTTAGCTCCTACTTTTGCACAGCAATCCATCTCCTTTGAAGAAAGCAATGCTCAATTTTCAATTAGAGAAGCTTGCTGAAGTCGTTAGTACACAGCTGATCTTCCATCATTGAGGAGCAAGAGTCCTTATGGGATATTTTTTCCCGTTTATTCTCCATCTTTTGGCAGTTTTTATCATTGGAGTTAAGATGACGTAATAGATTGCCTGTGGATCAGTTTATTTAAAGGATACTACCAGTTTCAGGATAGACTAGTCCAGGAATAAATGTTAGGTCCCGTGATAGCACCACTAGCCATCCCCATGTTACATCTCTACAAAGAGAAGGCCCACTGTCTTAGCCAGTCATACTTATATTTGCCAGTTAGAAAATCTTCCTGAGCAATTTCAAGTCCACACCCTACACATGGGATTTGCACATTAAGCATTTCACTTTCCTGCACCCATATCcctaaaatcccatttacaagacAGAATCTGAGCCTAAAGTAAAATTCCAATACAAGTCATCCCTTCCATATTTAATATCCCAGTATCAGTGGTATATTATTGTATGAGCCTGTTTGTGGACCAGATATAAGTGACAATCCCACAGCACCGTTTTTATTCATACGTATGTAAAAGGTAATgagtattaacattttaaatctttttttttttcttcttctccccaaataccccccagtagatagttgtatacttttagttgtggttccttctagttgtggcatgtgggatgccgcctcaaaactgcctgatgaatggtgccacgtccacacccaggatccgaacccgagaaaccctgggccaccgaagtggggcacgcacacttaaccactcagccatggggccggcaccccaaatcttttttttttttaatgaacattcACTGATTTGGAGAGGAAGCCTCACTTCTGAAGCACTTTTTCCTCATAAGACTTCATATTATTAAGTTTTTAACTTAGTAAGTTTGATAAGATTTAGTCTAGTAATTTTCTACCCAAGTTATTAAATCTTATAGTTTGAGTCAATATTAGCATCACAaccatttgtaaaataagtttattGATGATAACCTTATATAATTTACTCCCGATATTTGATGTTACAGACTTTAGGGTCTTTGAGATATGCAGGATCCTTGTATGTAACTGGCATAAACCCTGTAATGAGATAATTAAAGTTCTTCAGAAAAGATAATGAGGAAAATTTTGATTAGCCCAAATCATTTTTTCAGGTACTCTTACCCATTATTTGAGCTCTCTTAATcgcttttgtgatttctttttgtttcttcccacAAAGACctataaaagaaaatgctttcttaTTCATAAAAAAGGCCAGTACTCAAACTGCCTAGCAATTGTGTAAGTCAAGGAAGGGTTGGAAAATCTGTAAGACAGTAACatcttaggctttgcaggccatacaatCTCTGTCCTAACTTCTCAGCTCACACCGTCGTAGCTCATAAAGCAGTCAGAGACACTAGTAAACTAAGCTATTTACAAATGATGGCAGATCCAATTTGGCCTATGGGCAGTAGGTCCCTGGTTTACTGGTTTAAATAATCGTCTTGGAAGGACGATAGCGTACTTCAGAACATCAGTGCCGTTTTTTTAGGCCCAAGTTTTCTACATCTTGTCAGCCTCTATAGTTAACTCTGAGCATAAGAAGACACGCAAAATAATCTTTTGGCCTAAGAAGAGCCTTTCTTAAAGTACCTGTAGTATCTAGTCTAATAGTGATTTATAACACTTTGAAAATTTGCcagtttttcttaaataaaagaagTAGATCTATATAATTCATATCTACATTTAAGTTGctataatagaaaacaaaatacctGTTATGTGCCTCCCATAAATGCATCcagtaaatggagaaataaactggGACAAAAGCTGGAGTTTGattgggagaggaaaaaaaatttatattaatatatttgttattCAACCTTGATTGtgtaaatttcaaaaaagaaacctATTTTATGTTACCTTCAAGTTATGTAAAGGTTTattaataaatttcagaaaatgtcataaaatatgaataaaaatattgaactaTCCCATTAATCagtcatctttttaaataactaatttaCTAAACACTCTTACCTAGTGTGCAAAAAAGTCTACATAACAGATTAATGAGCATATTCTTTCAGTGCTAAAGCTGTTCTCTTGACTTTTCCACAGATGACTTTTCTAAAATACTGCTGCTTACAACAGGGTACTAAACATTTCACCTCTCATGATAAGCTATCACATAACAGCAGACTACAGTGAGGTCTTCAAAAGGTACAGGTACATCGGGCCATTTGCcgtaatttatgttttattaatttaaattcttcagcactttccaggtgccaggcacttttcttgGCACTATGCATAATCCTCCTAATACGTTGCATTTTAAACTTTCTTGGTTTTTCTCCAAGGCAGCTATCACTTTATACTATTGTCAGCAGACTTAGCTCCAGCATTACTCTATCCACTAAATTTGCCACTTTTAATTTGCTGAGTGATGGACAACAGATAAAACTATATTTGAAGCAGTGATACTGGTGTGAGGTAGAGATCAGCTTCACGAGAGGAGCTTTTTCCAAACCACTCAACTCCACCAACTGAGAAGCACTGCCAAGGTGAGCTCTGGCTAAGATGTTTggggcagagaaaagaggaagaaacgtTGAGCTGAAATAATAGCAAATGAAGGAGAGCCAGGGGGCTCTTATTCGAATAAAATAGATACCCTATACATAGAAGTATAACCAGATTTGAAATTATGAAGTTTCTAAAACAGCTGCCTCTACACAAAGCCTATTATAAAACACTTGATTCTCTTTAGTTGAGACTAGTAAAGAAGCAAAATCCTAAAATCAAGTATCATAGTGAAGTAAAACCAGATCTCACCTGTACATTCTTATAATCTACACGTTTTCCACAcaagatacattttttaagaGGCTCCTTATAAGGATTTTCCATTGGAATGGGCtaggataaaggaaaaaaaatctggtaATATAGTTTAATGtgttaattttgaattaaaaaaattaaatcttaacaTTACCACATTTAAATCTATCCAAAGGATTAGTACCTTTCTTAttgtgaaaaagaataaatacaacaGCTTGGCTTGTAAAAACAATCAAGTACTTCTGAAAATGATTCGCCATTTTAAAGAGTTCACTGTGCTTTGTCCATATTCgtacaagtattttatttttagtttggttAAGGAGGAATTAAGTCTCATAGGATTCTGGGATAAAATACAATCTTTGGAGAAAAAAGGGTTTATGGGggggaaaaaattcaaatctGCAATGAGTGAGTCTCTCCTCAAAGTGTTTTGCCTAGGCTTAAGTTAGTACAATCCCTAATCCATCCCCATATTTCCCTATCAGAtgttttatcactatttttatgttataaaaacACAGTGCCACATGGTTTACTGTAACATAAGGTTCTTTGACCAATTTTATGGCCCCAGACTGCTTTATAAATTTGTGTCAGCCTGgttgttgtttctttcttcactACTGCCTCTAAAGCTTCTGTACCAATACCTCCCTCCTACAATCAGTATAGGTGTCCCCCGTCCAGAGATTCTTCATCTAGAAATGCCTAAGAAGTCCTTGAACCCCTCCCTGTAGTTCTAGgtaaaatttcaaatgaatggGACTGTGTGCCTCTTTCTGAGAGAGCCCATAGCTTTCATTAGAATCTCAGTGGGATTTATAACCTAAAGAAGAGCTCTAGTGATTTCCTTTACTCTCTTGAACTATTGTGTGAATTAGATGACCAGGATGGATGCTCCGAGGAACTGGAggagttcttttgtttttaccaACTCCTCAGACTTCCTTAATCCAATTTATACTCACTCACATATAATGACTGACTATATTCTTTCTCTACACTGCTAAGTGCTTTGTATGGTCTGATTAGTGTTAAATTATCTTTGCATGTAGCAACAAAATATACTGCCCAAGTCCAATGCTAGTACTTGAAACCCATAAAAATGCATCTACAGGTTGGAAGAAACTGTATTTAATGTCCtggtataaaattaattttgatccCTCATTTACTAagacagcccccacccccaaagtGATGAAAGGGGTAAAGACAGAATTGAATTTGAAATGGGGAAGAAAGCCAAGCTATAGGTAAGGTTTGCACAATCTCTTTGTTGGATTATATGCAATTATTCCATCCAccaaaactatctttattttttaattcccaaaGCACGTCCTTAAATTTAAGatctaggaagaaaaatatggTATTACAGAAGCCGTGCTTCTTGCTGGATTCTAGGAATTCTCTTGCTTCAAAACTCAAGTGTCTATTCATCAatgaattataattttcaaatttaggCTAATGATTATTGTTTTGTCCTCCAGCTGAACTCTATTCAAATAGCTAAAATATAAGAATTGGGTCATATTAGCAAATGCcttataaaaaggaagagaaaaaaattcttaccaGGTCCTCATTGCTGGTTATCTGTTTATATTGTGAGCAACTTCTCCACAGCactgcaattaaaaagaaagaacaacaaaccaattctttttttttttttaatctgagtaGCTAaaggaagatttttgtttttatggaagCAAGATGAATCAAGGGACACAAGAGAAAGGTTTTATATTCATTAGACTCACAATGACTGGATAGAAACCCTTAGATTTGAGAGAGATTAAGACTTAAGATAGATATGCTTGCTttccagggctttggggaaacGGCATATATTTCCCCACCCATAACAACCTCTCACCCGCTTTcttactgaaatttattttcccttcactCCATGGTTAGAGACATTTTACTGCAAACACGGGAGAAGCAACAGCAAGGCGCTGTCatcccaaagggaaaaaaagagtaacagATCCCCTACAAAGAGTCGTTATTGATAGAGAAGCGCAGAGAAGATAGAGGGGCGGAAATGACAAGATTCAAGAGCCGACCTTACAATTGCGCCCTGATCCAAGACCTGACAATCTGGGATCTGTGCTGGATGATTCTGGAAACGTCCCTTCCTCACCAAGTTTCCCCGGAGATCTTTAGGCAAGTCTGCCTCTTTTGGAtaatcatctctctctcctcgtgtgtttttaaaaaaagagtgtaCTGGACATGTCATGTCCCCTCTAGCTTTAAAATACACTAGTATTTTTCATGGGCCATTACAGATTCCAGCCTATCCTGGAGAAACTGAATCGCCTGGAACCGGCGTCGTTTAGCTAAGTGACGACTCCCCCGGCCTAACTAGGGCGGAGGGAACGGCTGCAATGCTCCAAAGGAGCGGAGGATATGCAGACTTTACCCGCGTGAGTCCCGGGATCTGTGAGGCAGGCAGCAACCCTGACGAAGGTGGTCTTTTTCCTCCCCAGACCGCTGCAAACAGCAACCAGAGCTGCCATGGTTCctcatccctctcttccttttctctttctaaagcaTCCTGACAAGTCCCTTCCGGTGCTCTTCCCCTGTTGACCCGAGGACTCCATTCAAAGGTTCCGCGGGCGAACTCGGGACAGCAGGAAGAGTAGGTGGGGTTTTCAATGCGCCTGCGCAGCATCTTGGCGGTTCTCACCCTCACCGCGCCACAAGCCCCGGAGGCTTGTGATTGGACGAGAAGAAGGCGGGCTCCTACGCTTGTCTCCGCTTCCGGTCGGAGAGCCCTGAAGATTAATTGGTGGTCTTTCCCAAAGGTGGATGGAGGGGCGAGCGCAGTTTCGCCCTGTTGCTGTCCGCGGCCTGTGTTCTACTCGCTGCTCGACTGGGGTTTGGCGGCTGGGTCCCGGGGGACGACATTTGGGCAGGGCCCTCGGCCCCTGCCATGGACGAAGGTGGTTCTCGCATCCGCCGGCGGGTGTCTGTCCGCAAAAGGACCCGTCCCAGCCTAGGCAGCATTTTAGCCGCCCCCACCGCGGCCGAGCTCAAGCCGGGggatgaaaaggaagaacaagaggagaaggagatgggggctgggaggcagcgGCGGAAAACCGTGGGCGTGCAACCAGTCGAGGTACAGCCCCCTCAGCTCTCAGATTCCCCCACTTCTTCGTCCCATGCCCCGCCTTTGGGATGATGATGCAAACCCAGGTTGCCTACCGCGCATACCCACTGAACGGGGAGTGGGAGACCAGCCATAGCAGGCTTGGAACAGGAAACTCCAAAATTTTGGCCGTTCCCTTCTCAGGTGCCAGTAATTGACCAATTATCCTTCATTTGACCAAATAGCCTTCATTTGCTCACCTTTGTTATCGCTGGTAATCCTCACTGGCTAGGTGTTGCCTCGTTATCCCGATTTTTATGTAGATATTAAACGAAGACCGAGAGACATAGAAGTTGTGCACGAAGCAAATAAGCATGACTGAGACGCAAACCTAGACGTTGAACTTAGGCTGCTCTTGCTGTACTAATAAAATCTACCATTTATTGCAGGCCCGTTATGTGCCGGGTAATTCGTTAAACTATTTACGTTATCTGGATTTTACAACAAGAGTCAGGCCCTGAGAAGTTAAGAAACTACGCTTCTGACACCAAATCCTGTGTTTTTAGTCACTGCACTATATTGCTGTCTCCAGATTTACATCTCTTCCGTTCACTACAGCACCATGAGTCAGTGTGCAGACTCCCTCTCGATTCCAAATTCCTAGGAACAGAATCTCCTTGGAGTGCCCAGTAGTACAAACATGATTTAGTTACAGGCCAGCTTCTGTAGATTGGAGTGTGGGAGAGGTGAGGGTACTGCAGTAATCAGAAACTTCTAGTGAGATGACATCCCAATTGATGTCTATCAGTCCTGCTACCGCTTTAAGGATTTAGTACTGGCTTAGGAATTAGGATCCCAGCATCACTATACACTATGAGTGCAGTTTAgacaagtcacttaccctctctgggcctccatttcttcatctataaaaaggggaTGATAGCTAATTCATAGGGtgatttacatttaggtctatgattcatttgtGACCATATATTTATACCTGGTATAGCTCTAGGctggaacttttatttttaatgaagttagGCTTGACcataaatctttttgttttctttccagagTTATGACAGTGAAGAG of Equus quagga isolate Etosha38 chromosome 3, UCLA_HA_Equagga_1.0, whole genome shotgun sequence contains these proteins:
- the ABRAXAS1 gene encoding BRCA1-A complex subunit Abraxas 1 isoform X2, encoding MDDVEVIYTIDIQKYIPCYQLFSFYNSSGEVNEQALKKILSGVKKEVVVGWYKFRRHSDQIMTFRERLLHRNLQQHLSSQELVFLLLTPSIITESCSTHRLEHALYKPQKGLFHRIPLVVANLGMSEQLGYKTVSGSCTSAGFSRAVKTHSSEFFKEDGSLKEVHKINEMYASLQEELKSICKKVEHSERAVEKLLKDVNRLKQEIKKRKQAQIQATQEKNVQKDPQENIFLCEALRTFFPDREFLHSCVISLKNRHISKSSCTTNHHLNVVDNLTLMVEYSDIPEASPAGSTLLMIKRKALDTDDGGWQFKKSRLIQNKPSKTDTDSSNQEKASTTTSPETDEEIEKMKSSGEYPQSPTF
- the MRPS18C gene encoding 28S ribosomal protein S18c, mitochondrial, whose protein sequence is MAALVAVCSGLGRKKTTFVRVAACLTDPGTHAVLWRSCSQYKQITSNEDLPIPMENPYKEPLKKCILCGKRVDYKNVQLLSQFISPFTGCIYGRHITGLCGKKQKEITKAIKRAQIMGFMPVTYKDPAYLKDPKVCNIKYRE